The DNA window ACAAAAGATTCATGATCTTATAGGAGTCAATACTGACGTACCGGCGCCAGATATGGGCACTAATTCTCAGGTGAATACTTCTTTATAATCTATTCTATTGTGGATTTCTGCTGTAATCCATGTCATGTGCGGGTTCATTTCTGTTAGAATTTAAATAGTGAAGTTACTGAACATAATATATTATAGGATCTGTGTGGTTCGGGGGCGTAATGTATCTGTTAGAATATATATTGATGTCTAACACATTCATTTCTAACCAAATGAAAGCCAAAATTTGCAGACAATGGCTTGGATTTTGGATGAGTACTCGAAATTTCATGGTCACTCGCCGGCTGTTGTTACCGGAAAACCAGTTGTAAGTGAAAATTCAAATTAGTGCAGATTTTAACcggtatatatatacacacacactaaATCACCCACATATATGTATGGTATATTTATGTATACGTATGATTCATATGAGAAAACAGAACTCATCTTACCCCTGCTTATGTTTTGTACATCAGGATCTTGGTGGCTCACTTGGTAGAGATGCTGCAACGGGGCGTGGTGTCATGTATGCAATGGAAGCATTACTTGCTGAACATGGAAAGTCGATAAAGGATTTGACATTTGCCATACAAGTAtttcttttattatttgagtACACCTTGTGTCCATTTTATTTGTCTATTAAATGCACTATCGTATTATACACTTTTCTTAAGAACTAACTTAACGGTTGCACAGGGATTCGGAAACGTTGGATCTTGGGCTGCAAAGCTCATACACGAGAAAGGTGGCAAGGTCGTTGCAGTCAGCGACATAACGGGAGCTGTAAAGAATCCAAATGGAATCGATATACTGGCTCTGCTTCAGCACAAAGAGGCGACGGGAAAGCTATCTGATTTCAGTGGAGCTGATGCCATGAATTCCGACGAATTACTCACTCATGAATGTGATGTTTTAATACCGTGTGCTCTAGGCGGAGTTCTAAACAGGTATAACTTTTGCTCTTGTAAAATTTTGTGGCCACGGTAACATAACGCCTTGTATCGAATTTTTTGCTCACATAATTGCTATGCAACACAGTATGTTTAGTTGGGATTAAAAAGTTGAAGCATGGAATTCCTATAAAAAGGGCAAAAAAACAAACATGACATCAGCTGTTTCCTCCCTCTTTACGATATATTGATTTCATTTTTAACACGTTTATCCCGCTGTCTTCGTACTTTCTGTCAATTTGTTGGTTTTCTTTGTTGAAGAGAAAATGCCGGAGACATTAGGGCCAAGTTCATTGTAGAAGCAGCAAACCATCCTACTGATCCAGAAGCAGATGAGGTACCAAACTTTGTCGAGTTTCCTTAATTCTTGAAAAAGTAGTGCATTTTTTTGTCACATAACATTGTATACTTGTTCAGATTTTGTCGAAGAAAGGAGTGATAATACTCCCTGATATATGCAAATGCAGGAGGGGTGACAGTTAGTTATTTCGAATGGGTTCAGGTAGCCGTCTCGTCTTTTCTTGGTTTTTACTAGAAAACGGATGGATTCTGATACTGTTCAGATGTGGGCAAACTAACTTTTACATTACTTTTATGTGATACATACAATAAACATCATTTCTGAATTTAGATGGTTTTGGTTTTTTATTGTAGTTTCTGTTATTGGCATAAAAATCGGACTAATTTATCAATTCTTTTTGCAGAACATTCAGGGATTCATGTGGGACGAAGATAAAGTGAATCAGGAACTTAAAAAATACATGACTAAAGCCTTCCATAATATCAAAGGCTTGTGTAAATCACATGATTGTAATCTTCGTATGGGTGCATTTACACTCGGTGTGAATCGTGTGGCTCGTGCTACGCTATTGAGGGGTTGGGAAGCATAAATTCTTATGAACTCGGGTTTAACAGATCGTGAAAGACTTTAGAACATAaagattttctttttttttttccttgaatAATTCTGTGTGTTGATGATATTTGTTACACATTTTATCCCTAAGAGGCAGTGAATGAAATTGATGGTTCTGATACTGGTTTTTATTAAACACGctccatttttttctttttgttgtaTAAGtcatctacaattttattttactaATATATATGATTAAATTCGTCCATATTGTTATATTCTAAAATAAAGTGTTACTAAACAAAATACTTATTTCCTTGGCAATTGTTAAAAAATATTCTAAATATAGAAAAACAAAAAGTGATTACTgtctaaaataattaatttttaaaaactcAAATAGGAAATTTATAAAAAGAGAAGATCAAAAACTGTATATtcttaaattaatataatttaaattaattgtcATATAAATTGTgtgaatataataaaattaaataataatataatggaatataatttaaatttacaaCTAAATTGTTGGTACTATACTAAAAGTATAGATACCTTCAAAAAAAGAGCTATGCTGTTTAAATGCAGCGAACACACGGTATTCTTTAGTAAAAGGCGAAAGAATAGTTCGCTTTGTGCTCACTGCACAGCTGcgtgtttgaaaagttttggAAGTCTGTTATTTATAGTGTACCGGCTCTTCTTTTGTCGGGTAATTCATGGATGTGGGAAAGTGTAATGGAATAAGGCTAGTGGCCGCTTGAACACCACTTCGTATTTTGGGGCCTTATTAGCCTCGAAGATCGCAACTTTACATTTATTCAGTGAATGGATTTCTATATGTGTCGTTGAATCTTGAAACAGTTTTCTTCTCCTTTTATTACCAGAGCATCAGTAGATAAAGGTGAACATTCAGATATTGCGGTATCGAGTTAACCGCACCCAAATCGACAATCCGTTGCAGTTTGCACCCGGTGATTTCTGATAGCAATCAAAACTCTTCCCTCACAGCAATCAGGCGTGGTGCTGCTAGGACATATCCTGAAAGCTTTTCGCCCATATATTTAACCGTGTACATCCCAGATTGGTTATAATGCCAAACCGAATTTTCATCGCCCTCCACCTATAAGGTACTGTATGTGTCTGAGTTCTGCGTGACCAATGTGCCATTAGACTACTTTCAAAGGCATGCCAATTCCAATCCCACAAAGCCGTCAATAAAATCATGTACCTGCAAGAGTTCTTGCACAGGAGTCGGAATGGTGATTGGCCTAAAAGAAAGTGATCGCAGTAACAACATATCCCGAAATACATTAACATTTCGCCACGAGACTGTACGCCATCGTAGTCCCCTTTGAGAGCAATTCTCTACCCCATCAAAAACTTCTCTATACGTAAGGATGGGTTAATTTCATGtgaagccaaaaaaaaaaacagagattAGGAGAAATATTTGGCTTAAAGAGTGTGTAAGAACCACGTCAGTAGTAGTTAGAATCAGCCAACTCTTTTTGCAAGCCGCGCTTGGTTGAAACGTGTTATATCCCGAAAATCACTTCCACCTTGAGATTTAGACCGACACAGTTTCTTCCACTTTATAACCCATGGGTAGATCAAATGCCCATCGCAAGTGCTTATGGTGCTGGCATCGTATTTTATGGTAAGATATTTTAAGATATCAATTTAACAAAAGACAACAAAGCGTACAGTTTCAATATACTTCAACAAATTTGTTAATCATCTAGTCTTGATCCAAATTTGTTGACGCCAAAATTGTTTGGAGTTGGCCCAGGTATTGAGAATACCACTCGAGTTCATTTAGTTGGAGCTGGCCCCGATAACGAATCCAACTCAATTTCATTCGGCTAACGTGCAAGTAGCAGAGACATTTAACCAGACACACATGGATACAAAAATTCACTAGATTAAGCAGGGGCCGCGCGAACGCAGGCCCCCTCTACCACAAATTATGACACAGGCTCGACCACTTGGGCCGACCTTAGACAGACACCCCTCCGAAGTGCAATGGAGGTTGTCTGCCTAGGCCATGGACCTTCTTGATCATCCATCGACCCTGTCCAGGTAAGTAAGGAGCTAGCTGCACAACCATCACGTTATATACACATCCGTTCTTCGTTGACTATGTTTCTTAACGATGTGGGATAGGAAATGGAAATAAAGCACATCAAGCACCATAAATAAAATTGGACTAATTTACTAAAAAATTTGTTGAGCATTCAAGGGTTCATGTGGGATGAAGAGAAAGTTAATCAGGAAGTAGAAAAATGCATGACTAAAGCATTCCATAATAGCAAAAGCTTGCGCAAATTGTCGATTATTATCTTCGTACATGCGTATGTATTACACTCGCTGTGAATCGTGTGGCTCATGTTACACTACCTAGGGGTTGGGAAGTATAAATTCTTAttaatttaagtttaaaatatcACGTAAAACACTTGAATATCGAGATTTTTAATTGGTTTTTCCTTATGTTGAGATTTGTTGCACATTTTAATTTATACCTAAAAAAGGGTGAATGAAGTCATTGAGTTCTGATTCTAGTTTTTATTAATTCCGTGCATCCAACTTTTCAGTAAAAGATTAATCCTATTAATAGTCTGGTAAGATtattaagtgtaggataattttgaattttttgatgaagatacgaaattgcccttccggaacattagcgacggattcttaaaacccgtcgctaatagcgacggattcttaaaacccgtcgctaatagcgacggattcttaaaacccgtcgctaatagcgacggtttctgagaaaccgtcgccgatcttgtgAAACCGTTgacatatagcgacggtttattagtcatgaaaccgtcgccgatgttgagaaaccgtcgccgattagaATCCGTCGTCGATTTTTTTtcagaaaccgtcgccgatctatttTCAAAAACCGTAACTAATTTCAGTCCACTCGGATAAAAATAATCACGCCTGAAAGCAAGGACACAGAATCCcaaatttaatcccaaattgTCCCACaaataatcaatctcaaatttaataattgaacCAAACAACTGACTGTCTATCAATCCATCCACTATCCCACCTACCAAACTGGGCCTTAATTGATTATAggtcatatttaattttatttactaCAAAAAAATGATTTAGTTTCATTAACATCCTTCAATATAAAAGCTagtgaaaataaaaatttaaaaatccatTCATTAAACTAATCATTACTTCCACTTCCATTACAATTTatgttttcaatttttttatttagttcaaaagatatttcgttcttattttttTCATCAAATGTCGCATATATTGATACTATTTTATAGTAAAGGAAATTTAATTGCCTTTAAATTTAGAGTTTAATCGTTGGTTCAATCCTAAAGAGACACGAGCCCCTCTACTTGTATCCAAGTACTTTTGCAAATTAACTATTAAATTATCACATTTAGAAATTTAACTTTACTTTCATACTCTATACCcaattttgagtaaaaaaaaaaatctttcttTAAATCTTAAGCTCAAAgttaacaaatatatataagaTTTGGCCTAAATCAAATTAACCATGAAACTTTGAATACATTGCTTGTATAATTTGATTTGTTAGTTCGGTATATACTTATTATTAAGAATATAATAAATTGGGCTATTTcaatttttgtatatatatatatatatagattagaTCAAGTTTAAGGAAAATATGTTAACAACTCTCATGTTTCGATTAGTTCgactttgttttgtaatatGAATTCACAGTTTCGACTTAGTGCTGCTAGTGTTCTTTGAAACTTTTAGAAGTAGATATATTTGTCGTTGTCGGGGTTAACCTAAATGCTACTaattatttttacttaaaaatCTATCATTGCTAGCACTAAAACCCAGAATAATACTTAAGACTTAATTGTAGGGCCCAACCCAAAAAGAGAAGGCCCTCCAAAAAGAAGCGTATGCTGCTTAAATGCAGCGAACACACGGTATTCTTTAGTAAAAGGCGAAAGAATAGTTCGCTTTGTGTTCACTGCGCAGCTGCGTGGGATGTATTGCTATCAAATCTTTGTTTTATATGGTAGGCTCTTCCCTTGATATGTAATTTACTCGATGTGGGAACATGTAAAATAATAATGCTGGTGCCTTGTGCGGCGTGACACGACCTCTTCACGATTTAATTACATTGGTTTTCAGCTTCTAAGCctcagatttttttaaaaaaattctctacatctaaattaaaataagagaatttttaaagattttatttattcaattttatatTAGGGGTTTTTGTTTACATAAGAAATAACAATGAAAGCAGGATTTTGATCGAATCCTTATCTAGGttaaatcaattttttaaataaaaaattgtgaaaCGACCCGTATTATTAGTGCGACCAAATTTTGAGTGTTCTTTTTTTAACTTGTATTAAAAATATCAGGAGTTTTGTAGACAAAGATCAATCGATCTAGTGTCAAGAGTGAAGTCCAAAACttgaaaaataaatagaaaacaataattcCAAAAGGAGACGAGAAAAGATCAATTGTAAGACGTGTCTCTTTCCGGAAGTATAGGCTTAATAATTCGACCCATCAATATTCAAATAGGTGCAGCTCTTTATGTTCACTTGTCTCTCAGTATGAGGCTCTACTCTACCACtaatataagaaaataaaattatgattcaATTAACCGCTATAATTTTTGACAAAGTAGTAAGCTATTCTTCTAAGATTTGCAAAATTTTGAATTGTgtatataaaatttgaaaacatgagaactaaatattttaattaaaatcgttgatatgttttaaaataaatttgttattttataattctgcatgatttatgagtttgatatataaataagaATAAAACAGTAAGTCCACGGGTGCAAAGTAGGTTGAACGGGAGAGGAGCTTTGTTTTGATAATTTTGATTTGTTTGTCCTTAAACCAACGTTGTATgtcttatatataaaaaaattaatttattaaatgcTTAATTTTATGTTTAGTTTAATAATAATCGACATAAATTAATTAGAGATCATAGTTCAATTTGAAGGaataatattgaaaataagTTACACTGACAATgttgggaaaaaaaattattgtaagGACAATTTCAGAAACAAAAGATTATATGATTTAGATAACAAATTCTTTATATAAATAGTATGCATAGTATAAATGGTCTTCCACAATTATCGCAATTATCTCTCTTGCATGCAACTAACGTTGCAGCCGttgcattttatttttaatttttttcaaactCATACTCAGTTATTAaagattaaatttattttaaaaataataatctttttGTAGTATTAAAAAACGAGTTCTCTCATTCTAAAATTTATACTCACAATAAAATTCTGAGACCATTAAATTCATATACTCAAATCATGCCAATGCATGTTTAAAAAGAGTTATGGTAGGGATGAATCCAGAATTTTATGTTTGGGGGTCACATACTAAGAGATGACATCGTGTGGTGGTGCCGGATCTAACAATTTTTATAGGAGGTAGTCAATTTCTCTCTTCAGACTTGTGGTATATACGTTAGCTTCATAAAACTTTATACTTGGGTATTAGAAATATAGAAATGACAAAAATGATAATTAGATGACATGAAACTTGAATATCAGGTGTAAAAAAACAAATCTCACCAACAATAAATACTAGTTACTTTGCACACGTGATGCCTGTGTACTAAAGTTTTTATCATTATGAtagactaaagtgaaatttgacaaattatatagggactaaattgatatttgaatggtcgaaataaaaaaataaaataaaagtgtgtgttgaaattaaaaaacaaaaaacaaaaaaaaacaaaagtgtaatattagtatcatataagggtaaaattggaagaaaaaaaaaattgttgtccTTTTTAGGTAGTTATTATCATGTCCTtatacttaataatatagtatataagTATATATATTAGAAAGTCAAtacatatttgatttatttgacACCTACTACGGACATCTATATGATAAATGTTGAGATGACATCCAACATCAATAGtgaatcaaattttaatttaataaaactcAAACATCTTTTTTTTTATGTGTCTATTTACactttatttaattaaagtcCAGAAAgtgttttttaattaattttttagaaCTTTGTAATAttgaaaaaattattgaaaatagagacaaataaaaaaaattaaataaacttgaATATGTGATATTAAATTGTGTTAAATTTATGCGATAAATAATCAGCCTAAATTTAttagataaattttattttctggcaaaattttaatataatatttggtATTAAATATGTGATAATTTTGGATTTATCCATACATACAATTGTCGGTCTAAAGAAAGACATATTGCTGGTCGGATTTATTATCAATATTTAATAACCATGATATTTAAGTGTATCATTTACAAATTGTTATTTCTGTTCAAAACTAAATATCAATGTTGTGTTAGATATCTTTTATGAGCCAACCACTTGCGcatatattttgttatttatttaatttaaatatatttatagactttaatttattttgagttttttttttctattttactTTTGCGTCGTCTATATGTACCAATGCGAACAACATTTCAGTACTTAATAGCTCAAACTTCAAGAAATGGCAAGAGTATGTTATGATAATGCTCGGCTGCATGCAGGGACGGATCCAAGAATAAAAGTTAgggggggcttgaactcaatatgataagttatatattattaaaaaaaatttacattatatcttcaacgaagttgtgctctacgagattttaaaacataaaattcatcaataatagattttacatcaatatgtttagctaaatctcgttcaatatagagtgtcaaacaatcggcaagaaagtcatcctccattttattgcgaagtgccgtcttcacatgcttcattgctgaaaaagcccgcTTAGTAGTGACAGTAGACACaggtaatgtcaaaacaagatgaatcaatctagtcaacataacataaacacttgaccgtcttgtctcggtcaattgctgacacaactcaacaagtgtagaaacctttaaattctgcatcacatcaagtttataatgtatcaattcatactccaaagcaacaatttcttgagctgtgaaatcttcaggataaaacttcttcgcaagcttgcaaatatcatcactgttaaatgagtcaaatgaatttttaggatctaaagctgtactaagagaaagaagttccaccgatgactcattgaacAGAGTATTTAACTCCgtcaaaatgaaatctattgctgcattaaaaacatcaaagtggtaatgatgttctattgatgttccattttgaaatagttcaagttataatcctaaacaagaataaaataattattaaacaaataaataagtaatagtcaatcaacaactcaacaacaaacaattaagaaaccacaaatcacgcacagagaagctataaaaaaacaaaataaaaaatgtatagccGATTCTTACCTGGATTGTTGCCTTGCCGATGAGCAATTCGATTTCTTCGGGAATCCGCAATTCTATTCTGTCGCTAAAGGGCTTGGGACTTGGGAGAGAAATTTTGTAGAATTAAGGTGGGGACGGATCAGAGGATATGGGATGAATTTGGTCTCATCCTTGTAAATGGACGGGACTTGATTGGACTAAGACATTGATGTACGACGGTTTtttaaacaaccgtcgctattagcaacggtttttcaaaaaaatagcgacggttgtttaaaaaaccgtcgttaatagcgactgtttgaattaaaaccgtcgccgatccacatcggcgacggttttactaaaaccgttgcaaatattagcgacggttgctgaaaaaccgtcgctaaaaaaaaAGTACAACCCAGGTACAGCCCTGGAATAAATCCGTCTGTGGCTGCATGGATTTGGACAATGCAATAAGGGAAAATCTCTCTGCACCATTGACCGGTGCAAGCACACGTGATCAAAAGGGTTATTTAGAAAAGTGGGATCGATCAAATTTTATGAGTTTGTGATTATGAAACACTTTATTCCAGATATCAGAAGGGgtacaatttttgaaaaaaaaatgtcaaaaaGTTCTTTACTCAAACAACATATCATTTCGCAACAAATGAACAAGTGGAGACAAACAAACTCGTCTCAATATGGTACAAAGAcagataaaacataaaaaattacaTAATAGAAAATGTCAAATCTTTTTACTCAAGTAAAGCATGTAAGTTGGAGTTGTTAGAAGACATACTCGTGCACTTAGTATTAATCTATCTGTTTGCgcaatttaatcaattcaaaATAAGTTATAAACCTAGAAATGAAAGTGGACTTTGAATGAGTTTATTGCGCATATTGAAAGAATATTTGATTGAAAATGCTCACATGACATCTGACTATCAAGATTATTGCACCAATAAGAAAATGAAATTGATCAATAAGGACATGGACACAGGAAGCTCTTGgactttacaacatatgggacAACATAAACAAGATAAAGtgatcattttttattttgtaaaagaCTGATGGATATGTGAAGAAAGACTGTACCAAATATATCAATTGGCGTGCAAAGAAAGTGTTGCCTAACAAGCTAGTTGTCAAGTGAAGATTGAAAGATACATTTATGTGGAAAGTGACAATAAGCTATTTTGGAGGTTGTTGGTGTTTTTTTAAGCTTTATTTAAGAaatgatttttaattttctagTATTTGGATTTGGAAAACACTTTTGTTGCACTACTTTTtagataaattttatattagatTTTGTTTGGAAAAATCAAAGTTTTCCTTATTCATTTGGCAAATTAAATTTTCAAGCTTTTTCGAAATTCAACTGTGATTGATATTTGATAAGTTTTATAAATCgaacataaatatttaaatgacaTTGAAAGTATGCATGCGtctaattatgaaattaaatggaAATTAAATTAGTATGTTGACTTTAGTGAGAGTGAGTAAATTAGAaaataattttgagaaaaaatatATTGTGCTTATATTTTCGTATGTGGCAGTATAATTCGATTATGTGATAATCTCATTTAGATTTAGATATAAGACCTTGatcattttatatattttatatttagtgGCAGTGCCATACATGCATGTGTTGtataaatttgaatattttatatataattataatgctGGCCAGATATTTAAGAAACTCGATATTGGATTATTAATCGGGATATGCAGTATATAAAGTGAACTAATGATTTTATGCTCACATTCAGAGATATGACATTTGAAAATCGTTGGGTATTTGGATAATGAATAAAGCTGCGGAGCTTTATCACCAAGAATGATAATTGGTCTAAGAAACTATTGAAGATCAATTGTGATAATAAAGCCGCTaagttatatttaaaaaatgacTGACGTTTGTCCAAgtcaaaatatattattatggaGTTTCTAGTCGTGAAGGAAATAATGCAGAGTGATTGTGTGTCAATTGAATATGTTATTGCAAACTCTATAATTGTGTCCAAgtcaaaatatattaatatggaGTTTCTAGTCGTGAAGGAAATAATGCAGAGTGATTGTGTGTCAATTGAATATTTATTGCAAACTCTATAATTGTGGATGTGTTTGTCATGG is part of the Primulina eburnea isolate SZY01 chromosome 1, ASM2296580v1, whole genome shotgun sequence genome and encodes:
- the LOC140825402 gene encoding LOW QUALITY PROTEIN: glutamate dehydrogenase A (The sequence of the model RefSeq protein was modified relative to this genomic sequence to represent the inferred CDS: inserted 2 bases in 1 codon), with the translated sequence MNALAATNRNFRQAARILGLDSKIERSLLIPFREIKVECTIPKDDGSLVSYVGFRVQHDNSRGPMKGGIRYHPEVDPDEVNALAQLMTWKTAVADIPYGGAKGGIGCVPKDLSTSELERLTRVFTQKIHDLIGVNTDVPAPDMGTNSQTMAWILDEYSKFHGHSPAVVTGKPVDLGGSLGRDAATGRGVMYAMEALLAEHGKSIKDLTFAIQGFGNVGSWAAKLIHEKGGKVVAVSDITGAVKNPNGIDILALLQHKEATGKLSDFSGADAMNSDELLTHECDVLIPCALGGVLNRENAGDIRAKFIVEAANHPTDPEADEILSKKGVIILPDXYANAGGVTVSYFEWVQNIQGFMWDEDKVNQELKKYMTKAFHNIKGLCKSHDCNLRMGAFTLGVNRVARATLLRGWEA